In Hippoglossus hippoglossus isolate fHipHip1 chromosome 11, fHipHip1.pri, whole genome shotgun sequence, the sequence tattcaatttctgccgaTAGATTCCCTTCAACTAAGTCTTACACACTAGATCGTTAAGGGAACAGAATAAGAAGTACAATATTTGCCCCTGTACCGATTTGAAGTGTGAAGTACAGTTAAACTGAATTTAAGAACAGTTAGACAGAATGGTTTTAAATTTCGTCTCGCAGTTATATGTTCAAAATGCTCAGAAAGTAGTGAAATGAACACTGAATTTATTATTAGTGTTGTAGTATTgcttattattgttgttattccCTCTCGCATACACACAGCCTGCCCTGCTCCCATCCTCAATGAATAAATGGGCCGTGTTTAGAAGGTTGTAAATTGGAGGTTTCATCGCGTTGCAATATATCAATTCCTTGGACAATTATATGATATTTGCAGATATAACAAAATCTGCAACAATATCATTTGATTCGATGCGATCCTGGGCCCTGCAATCGATTCGAAACGATACCATCTGCCCATTTAAGACAATCGGTTATATTCATATCAAGTCACAGAAAGCAGCAAAAATATTCTTTGACATCGTAATGGAGTCTTGACTTTAACTCCAGTTAAATGAAATATGTGTTGCTTATTTTGCTGCATTTCATGGTATCTGTGGCTAGAGCCTTTCTCTATTTGtactgtctccctctctgctccaccttCACTTTTCTTTTGTCCGTGGCTGTCCATTTCGCAGGGCGTCTCATCTAAAACGATAAGTACAGAGAAGTGGGTACAGTTTCTGTGTGCGTCGCTGAGGGTTGCCGCAAGTGTGAtgacgatttttttttttttgcgttcGCCTCCTGCTTGCGTGCCTACAGTGGTTGAGAGGCCCGTCAACTGTTACCGGCAGTAGCCAGGCCATAATAGCCACCAGACCACCGGGACTTTTTCTGGGCGTTAAATTGACGTAGGTTGGCTTATCACAAGCCATCCACCTTTTTCTGACATGGCGCGCAATGCATGCAGGTAGCGATCACCTGGAggcaaaagaacacaaacaGGTCTGTCTCATTCGACACTGAATGACATACCTGCACTTGTCATTGTGTACAAAATGGTTTTCACCCACCAATTGCAAATGATCTGTAATTATGACACTAAAGCTGTGTCATGTCATGTTACACTGAGTCAAACTATTTTTAACTTGTACAACCTGTCCTATTTGTCTCTTGCAGTCTGAAAGGAGTCCCTTTAGCTTATGACAACATCAGGATAGTGGGGCAGCACGGAGACATCTATGACGACAGCAGCTACATCCACATGGACATAGAGGCCAATTTTATCGTGTTCCAACCTACAAAAGGGCAGAAATTGCTGGTGaggtttaatttatttacagaACGTTGTCATCCAGAGTAACACACGGTGCTTCTAGGTGCGGGCACATGGCAACAGTCATGGATTTGGGGAATTTATTGTAACTCAAGAAATAATACACTGGcacattgtatattttttaatggTTTATGTTACTTTTATGTCTTGTAAGACATTGTCAACCCCTCACAACAACATAAACCAAACATTTCATTACTTGCCCATCTGTGATGTGAGTATCATACTTtatttccactgtttgtttttccagggTAAGGTCAATAAACTCAGTGTAAGCCACGTTGGCTGCCTGGTGCATGACTGTTTCAACGCCAGCATTCCCAAACCAAACCTGGTCGCTATGGAAACCTGGAGGGATGCGGGGCCAAGGATCGGAGCTGATTTGGAGTTTGAAGTGACTGCACTCGATGCTGATACTGCAGGGGTGCTGCTGATCAGAGGGCGGCTGGACAGAACCAGGTAAATGGCCTGTAGCGGTGGTTGGAGGAGGGGGCTCATGGCAAAAGAAATCTGTGAACTATTCACACCTTTACAATGTCAATTTACAGGTTTTTGTTGCATCAGTTGAGTTTCTGTAACACTTTGTGattgatttttgtgttttgtctttgtgtccaAGGGTCCAAGAGCTGATGGCTATGGGTGAGAGCTCAGAGTCGGGCCTCCCTGCAGACCAGGCAGACACAGCAGACACTGAAACAAACCCTGAAACCACAGAGGCATCTCCTGAAAACACCcccaagaaaaagaagaaaaagaaaaaagacaaagtcaGAGAAGAGGAGTCAGAAGGAGAGGTGACACCATCCTGCCAACAGGACAGCGTCACAACACCAGAGCTTAATGGAATGACACATGAGGCAAACGGCAACGAAGTGGgtgacaaaaagaagaagaaaaagaagaaggagaaacgtctgaaagaagaagaagaagaggagggtggtGAGCTCTGTCCCGTGCACGGGAGCGACTCCAGCGGCTATATCAGTGACAAGCCAAgcaaaaagaggaaacatgaaacTGGTAGTGAGGTAACATCAGGAGTTAGTGAATTACCTGAACCACCAAAatcaaaaaagaggaaaaacaaaattgaaCAGTTAAGAATCTGAAAACAGATTGTGTTCTGTTTGGAAATCGGGTGTGAAAAAATCTGTCGATACTGATTATGTTAATGCCAGTGGAATATAATGATGTGCCTTATAGTGAGCAAGATTTTTGAAGCATGTTGGGCTCTTCTAAGCTCCTGTAAAATGGGTCAGGCTGGCAGTCTGGAGTATTTCTACAGCTTCATTTTGTAGCTTCTGTCCCAGTGACACTTACTGGGTTGTGATTCCTGTCTGCTGCCAGATGGGGGCGCAAAACTGCTTCGTTCATCCACACTGGGACACAAACCCAGGAGTGAAACCTTCAAGCTTCATGTGCAACAAGAGCAGGTTTTTTCCAAATGGGAAAAAATGTACAACCAAGACACAAACCAAACTCAATTGAAGAAATGAGTTGTCTTTGCCTCTGAAGTCATTGGTAGCACTGTCTTTATGAAAGCTGCGAGAAGAGGAAATAACATTTTACCTCCCATTGTTCACAATATTCAGTCTGAATCACAGTTTGCATCTTACACTGCAATAATGAATCGTGTCCAGTGCTGCACCAGGTTCCTTTAGTGTTGCATTGTCAGGTATCACAGGGtgtgttgtctttattttgaCAGAGAACCAGAAGAAATGGAAATTAAGTATTAAAATTTCTTCCAAATTAAAGATCCATATATTTTGACATGATGGCATtgcttctatttttttttcctcagtgaTTTGAAATACTCGTACATTGAATGAACCTGTGGAATCCTAAATTGCAAGCATCAAGTCTTATTAACAACAGGATTTCTTGTTTTTCGTGGCAGATTAACTCCCACAGTAGAAGGTGTCAAGTGATAAAGTGCTGAGAGACGGCCTaaagatatttgtgttttctttaccccccccccccaaacacacacacacacacacacagacacacacccctGCCTTCCAGTGGGGAGCTTTATTAGCTGTGAGGTGCTAAGAGTTGGAGAGCTTATCAGGAGCTGCCTAAAGAGGCCGGATAAGGAACCGCAATTAACTGGACTCATGTTCATCCATCACACCTGATTGTGTGTCATCGACATGAGCCGTCTCTTCactttgtatctgtttttattttgtaaatttgcTCTCCCTTATGCTAACCTGAGACAGCTATAGAAAGATATAAAAAGCTTAAGTGACGGTCACTGTAATTTGTCCTCCCATCACCTCCCTCTGCCTTTATCGCTCATTTTCTCGGGTTTGGCTCCGTCCCTCGTTCACCCCTCCTGCACCTACCAGTGTGAATGCTGATTCAGCATCCACGCTATTGTTTTCCTGCATCTTTACGCGCTAACTATTCTCTTACATTCTTCAACTGATTTCTTCAATAATCTTCTACACTTTAATAACGGGTATCTTTAGGAAGCTTCTAAGATGCGTGTTACTGCTTGTCAACTCCCATGGCATTAGCCTTTATGCCAATCCCTCTTCTATTAGTCGAGAAGAGAGCGATCTTCCAAAGTTAGGCGTTTGTATTTTTGGAGCCTACCGTCTTTAGTGAAAAAGGACGTGATCACACCAAGCCCGTTGTCTTCGTCAATGCTGCCTTTGACAAAGGAGCCGCCACAGGTGGACATTACCTTTTTCATCCACCCAGTTAACTGAGAAGACGGAGTGTGAAGCTGTGAGCAGCCTGAGAGGAGCCAAGGAGCCCATCAGCTGTGGGACTGAAACCTGGAAAGGTTTCAGTCTCAGTTCAAGCTGAAGGACCTGATTCTGGAAACAGAAGAGATGTTACAGGAAGTTGTTGGCTTTTCGAGAGGGCAATGCTTAGACCCCACACTGCTGGACTGTAGGCCGACATGTGCAGCTGCCTCTCAACAGTGAGTCTTATACTCATACTATATACTTATACTCTCATTCTTTTCACTTAACTTTGCACctttatgtttttctgcatGTTCGTGCTTTGATTTGATCAAATTATGCGTTCATTTTGAGTTTGAGTAGAGGAACAAAAAATCAGCACACactttgcattttgtgtttgttctaaAAAGCGTTTCTATGCATTGTAGTGCAAGtatcacaatgttttttttaagtatctGAGAAGTATTTGGCTTGATACAGTTTCCCtaggtttttcttcttttcaggtCCAGGTCCCATCCTCAGCTGACCCATCAACCCCTGTCAGCTTCAGAATGCTGCTTGTTAGAAACTGTCAGGCAGAATATAGAAAAAACtttgtattttgaaaagaaGGAGAGATACCTGGAGCCAGTCGAGGATGTAGGAGTTCTTGATCTACTGAGAGAACGGTGCATTAACGCCAAACCTTCAGTGAGACTGTTATGCACAGCTGCATAAAAAGACTCCTTCAGAACAAAGATGGACCACCCCTCAAGTGTTCCCTCTTCCAAATCAACCACCTCGATCTGGAGTGGGTCTCATCCCCAAGGGGTAATGAACTCCCACTTTGAGCAAATGGAGTTCACtgcaaaggaaaggaaaagattttccttttgtttaaaaacacagtagCATGCTCAGGAGTGACCAGCTGCAGAGATCCTCAGGCCGAGGGTCCAGCTTTAAACTGGGAAGAAAGACGAAAGACAGCCACAGCCAATCAACAGAAAGACTGGCCCCACTTGCTCTCCTCCTATCAGTCACAGATGATGACATGGATACGCTCGACGGAGGTTAGTGTAGCATAACAGACAGGTGGAGGCTGATGTAATTTCCAGATAAGTGAAACACCCATTGAGTATATTTccaattttaatttcattaaggAAGAGctcaacaaattatataaaaaagtaataatctAGTATTGACTAAGTTATAATGTAATAATCAAAATTTGATTTTACAATGAGTGTCTATGGGAGGCTTTTGTACAGTGTACAGTGGGTGACATCACGCCCTGATCAATTTCAGTATTCACAACTGAAGCATCGCAGTAACTCACCATCCATACTTCATTTTCAGCAGCAAATGCATTTTCTGCTTTATCTCATCGTCCCTCCCACCACTCCCTCGCACTGACTCCTCCCCCTTCCCCTCcaccctgctctccctctcctcctgctcctcctcctactTGTCGGCCTGATTTATAGGAGGCGGTGTGCAGTTCACACACATTCCACTTCTGACaacaccccaccaccacccccgcCACTGAACTCTCATATCTAGGCACGGTCGTTCATCTTCATGATCCGCGgacggagagaagaggagggagggttaGAGTGATGAGACAATAAGCGAAGTGTTGTTTCTGTTGAGCAGGCCAAACTTTTCAAATCTTTTCATACACCTCTGTCTGTATCTTGCTGCTTTGATGGGAGTGGTctctttagtgtgtgtgtgtgtgtgtgtgtgtgtgtgtgtgtgtaggtccCTATCTCCTGTGTCAAAGTTTCCAGGCCTGCATGGTGGCTCCTACATGAAAGAGCTCATGGAGACTTTATGGAGAACAAGCGGCGCCCTGATGTGGAGCTCCGTGCTCAGgacacaacacaaagacctGTGCCACACACTCACTGGCCCCGCTCGCTACTTCACTCATGCAGACACGCTACACCACATCCACATCCCACAATCCGCAAATCCCCATCCTCGCACACCCCCGTTGGCCAGGCCTAATTAGTTATGTGGTCGGCGCTCCGCTCCATCCCAGAGCCCCAAATGGCACCAGGTCATAAAAACCCCTTAAGTGTTCCACCAGTCAGAGCCGTGCAACTGTGGCCGTATATCGTCCAACACAGTCCAGGCCAGACTGAGTTGTATCAAAGTCCATCTCTCACAGGCCGGCCGACGTCCATGAAATCCCTTTATGGCGTTTTCAAAGGCATTTCTGAGAGATTTTTGGCACTTGGCTTTGCAtctctgttttttattctcCCTCAGGTAGGCAAATAGCCCACGCTcgcacaaagacagacagactcaAGAGTTAAACTCTTTCCCAAGGGATCACTGTCTGCACACACCCGTATACaagcgcacatacacacacactattaaCCCCAAAAGTAAACATTACTTGTGGTTGGTGAGCTGGATTCCCATAGTTTGTTTCCTTGGCACCCGACACCCACCTTTCTGTCCTCAGTAGCCCCGGCGACGACAGACGGGTGTTTCCTGTGACAGCGTTTTGCTCGAGGGAATTTTGTTTCaatcttcatgtgtgtgtgtctaatttcacacatttattatttcatggATTCCTCAGGGAGTCATCAGTGAATGTGTTAATGATACATCGGATAGAAATAAGATCAGATATTAGAGGATCAGGTTACTTCCGACTAAGTCCAATGACCAACAGGAGATTTGATGACCTGACCTTTTCTTCTCTGCATGTGCGTATGTGTCACATTCTACATGTGGACAGAGgtataaaataaagtatcaaaaataaaagtcattttatttattaagtaattagtgatattaaaatgttttgatcaaATTAAGCTATActacattaaaatgtaattattaattTCAAGCTATCTCTTCTCACTGTCAACAAGTGATTTTTTGTTTACtcataaataaatgttcaaaccATCTGTATGAAATACATCCATAATATTTGTACAACTAAAATAATATGAGGCCTATCAAAGAGCCTTGAGGAACCCCGCATTTAAACTTCACAAATATTGAATGACATTCATTCATATGACCATTTTGTTATGTATGCTCAGGGTAgctatgaatgaatgaatgaatgatatTGTGTGACCTCTCTACTAGGTTTTTCTAACTTCTTGTCAACTGTGCTCTAAAGTAATAAGAACACAGTCCATGGTATATCCCTATTTTTCTGCGGGAGTTAATATTTTTCCACCAACTCCACTGTCCCTACGTAAGCAAATTTGAATGCTCATTCATATTGAATGTTTATAAAAGAGTCACCAATGCGTTTATTAAAAAACACGAGTAAAAATGAACAGTATGCTTTTTGGACTTTTCTGAATCTGATATACATTcattatgtgtgttttctcaatCATAACAAATAACATTGCATCTCATTTTCCAtgagtgtgcttgtgtgtttgtgtgtgtgtgtgtgtctgcgcgcGTCCTGGTCAGCCAGCCCAGTCAGATTAATAGGGCTCAGCGTAATCAGAAGGTAATGGGAGGCTCATAGGCGTCTAGACAGTGTTCAGACAAAACCGTAACTCCTACACTCCAACACTGAGGAAATGTggcagggaaaagaaaaaagattctTAATTTTTATCTAACTATTCATAGTTATTATGATAGTAACATCATCTGAAGAGACAACAAGAATGAGGCCAAACCTTATTAACATGGAGATTAATGTTAAGTGTTCGCTGTGATTTACAGTAGAacaagtaaatgtaaaaaaaaaaaaaatgtcatcactccCTACCTTTTGCATATAAATCgagaagaaaatagaaatgtggAGAGGAGCATTGAGGGGTGGGGTAaggagaggaacacacacagcatatcATCAGACTCTCAGCCACAACCTCCCCaaaccacagaaaaataaataagccaagaggaaaaagaaaaaacttctgGGTCTGGAAAAAATGATCTCATGTTTAGTCACATGTCTTTACAGGACAATACCCAGGACACAGCTAAACATTTTATGATAATAACTTTATGACAACCTTGTCAAACTGCCGAGCGAGGCCGCGGATGCTCGTGTTGGAAAGAGGttgagatagagagaaagaaaaagaaaatagagggagagatgagaagaaAGTAAAACGTGGGTGGCCAATACTCATGATGATGTGTGTATTAGAGCTGATTGCTGGAAAAGCACTTGTAAAGTCATCGACAAGAAGATGAAAGAAACCCCCCTGTTCAGTGAACCATCCGCTGACTCTCCAGGGAGGCTAATTTCAATTACCAAAGATTTCCAATATGTTTAccatcaaaagaaaaacacagcgaTCCTGCAGCCAGTTTAAAGATCCAGGCTTTTGATTCGCATGAAGGGTCTTTGATATAAACGGACGAGGAAAATGTCGTCATGAAAATCTGGAAACCACTTCTTGACAAGTGGGCGTCAACTCAACAGAGGTGAACTGACTCATACACCTCAGGTGCTTGATAAGGGAGCTGATAAGCTTCCATCCTGATGTATcacattcattttgtgtgtttgatatttttgtcatgctttttatttttcttcttttttccccatttaacatttacaaaatgttaattatattaaattcagtttttgtttGACACTTGTTTTGCAGTAAAATATATGCTCCTCAATCCTTGTCCATTGTTTTAACAGGACATTTCATTATCTTGCCTCTATATGAGTGCTgcataataatgtaataatgtataaattaaaaaatctaattagAAATTTTGAAATAAAGAGAGATCAAAGCTTTAGACTGCAGCATTCACTGAGGGCAACTCATGCTGAAATAGATGTAGAAAGATGCAGCAAATTTCCTAAGAATTAAGTGTTGACATAATCAGTTCAGCATTGGAATTAAAACCACGTGCAACTATAAAGCTTCTGTATTTTTTGCACTTGCAGCAATAAATCCTATAACAATTACACTTTACATTGTCTCCTATTGGAGTGGCATTTTTCTCATTCTTCCAAAACAGCACCTCTTTGACTGTTATTGCTTCACTTCCATTTCATAGCTGTAGATGCAGATGTTCGCACGTTCTTTACATCATAAGCCAGAACTTGCAAAGAACTGGAACTGGAAATCAAGTCAGTTTTTCATTTACGGGTAGCGTTGAGGAAATGTTAAGGCCATTTGAATAGCTTACAGTGTAGTCCATTTAATGATGAGGAAAGTAGTGACTTTTATTAGTTATAACTTTCAGGGTAgttcataaaatgtattatatggTTGAGGGAAACGGATCCAGCTTACTTCTGGTGTCCAAAGCTTTCAACTTTCTTCAGCAGATGGAGTCAAGGTTCGCCCGTAAAACTCAGTACGGAATTTGGTTTTACAGATCGTAACAACTGTCTGTGTGCAACGATGGGAATCTTCACAGGAAGGCCACAAAATATAGTTGAATTCTCTGGAAACTGAGATGAACTTGTGTTGGGATGCATTTTTGTCAATCACGAGTGAAGAAGtattgacacatttattttcatgctCTTTGGCACCATGAACTGTTAATATTgcatcatattcatatttatatggTCCTCGCAGGATTAAGTTTGATCCAAACCAAGACAAACAATAAGGCTCAGGATTACAAGAGGAGGAAATTTATTGGGGCGCTATTAGATGGTGTGAGGCTGCTGATGCAGGCGTCCTTCCAGCGCTGTCTAATGGAGCTGGGGAGTTAAACATTCAGTCATTCAAaagtttttctttgctgttattGTGAGAATtatcaatgtttttcttcagcGTCGTCCATATTTTTCCAACTCGCATTTGTTCCCAAGCTATTCTGGCACCAcggtgagaagaaaaaaaagtctgatcCTTCTGGAACAGTCGTGTGTAAACATATTTTCACTAAAATTATCTTGGTGTAAAAAGAGGAACAAACGCCGACTTAACAGATTAGGACTTAcccaaacaaacgcagacactTGCAGTCAGACGGCATGAGGATAATCGTGCCGTGCTGAAGTGTTTCAAGCATGTCACTCcaatcttcatcttcatcaacatcatcatcctcatcaaaGAGTTGTATCTCTTTCCCACGCAAATCATGCATCTCCGAATACACCACAGCTGAGAATACGACccttaaaacaaatgaaacacgGCACCCttaaaatacacagtaaagACTGGGTGACCTtctttcagaaaataaacacagacattacTCAGACAGATATGggggatggggagggggggagtcGAGGCAAGGTGCTGACATGGGTGAAGGTGGATGGGGCGGGGGGGAGCATGCCATGCTATGTGACTTTTAAGTGCAGCGGTGGAGAGTGGGAGCTAAGAGGCTGGATTAAGAGGAGGAGAGTAAAAAGGAGTAGCTGAGGGCACGCAGCGGTttggaggaagagggggaggagaggcgAGTGAGGAGATATATGATGTGGTATTGGGGTTTATCCAACCtcaacacgcacgcacatgcacatacatgcatgcatggGCCCTACCTCTTTGCTGGCCACCCAGCTGTGTAAACACCCCACAACTGAGCACAGGCCCCAAGTGTGCCAAGCCAATCAGAGGGCAGGACGCATGAGGAAGGGTGGTACGAGCAAGCCAATGAGCCAGCTTCtgggtgcggggggggggggggagatggaaagaaacacagagagaggcagggtgACACAATGAAGGAGAGGCAGACAGGTCAGGAGTTAAACTCATCTCCCGTACTCCCACTGTCTCCCACTCTCTGCCTATGCCCCCCCTTCAAATTCAAActctatatataaaaataatacagaatTTATATGTTGTGTATATTCTCTCTGTCTATGCTGTCAGGTTGCAATGACATCAACTTATTTTCTCTCACCAAAAAGTAAAGAACGCTTTTTCCACACCAGCTACGGAAAAGAGCAAGTGGATGTATCATGTCTGTTCAATCAGAGAGTGGAGAAAACAAGCAGTAGAGGTGTGGAAAGAACTCAGCaaggaaggaaaacagagaATAGAGAAGGAGACAGCTTCAaggagagcaaaagagagaaggagaatgaGAGAAAGGTGTCTCGTTTCAGATTTACAGCGGCAGTGGGAGAGATTTGGCCGTGTTCTTACAGCACACTGAggacagagctggaggaggaggaggaggaggaggaagacagattTACATGGTGAGAACAGCTCTGGCTGCTCTGGAGCAGCACACTGGTCTCCAGTGATCTctatattaaaaaccaactttGGTGAAATAACAAAATTCTTACCTATCACATACTTTTTTTTGTACATCCTCATGTGAAATCAGGATGTTCAAAACACAGGAATCCAAGTCTTTTCTTCCCAGGTCTTCTATTCAAATGTTACGGTGGTATTGTGATGATGTATGGACCTGACATCCAGAAGGGATTCGGTGTCAAGAGGGTCTTTGTGATGTAACATTGTGCTCATACAACTTGTGAACTGAGGTGCCAGGCTACATTTCGTGGATTCACTCTGGAGAAATGACAAATTGAAgctaatttgtatatttttagtGTAAACAAATGCTTGATtgaaattttttatttttctcagccACATTATCTGGTTATCTACCAGTGGTCTGTTGGCCAATCACTTTGGTCTTGTCTAAAATATGTCAACAGTTTGGGATTCCAATGAAATTGTATGGACCCCCAACTTTAACCTCACTCTACCAGCAGgtctaaaacatttaaaatgtcttagAACCATACGgcataacattttcaaaagaagttcatggttcccagaggatgaatcctctCTAGTTTGGTGGtcctctgacttttcctttAGCACCACCAAGAGGTTATCATTTGTGATTTGGAATGATATGTCGATAATGTGAAGCACACATTCACGTCTCCCTCAGGGTGAACTTTTCGCAAAAGTCGGCCTACGTCCTCACAGATTCTTTGATCACAAAGGAGGAAAATCATTGTAACTGCTGAGTGGAGCATCCAGACCTCTTGATAGGGTTTAACACTGAAGTTGTATCATTCAAACCTTCACCGTTTACCTCCACAAACATTTAGCCACATCACATACTATCGTTAATTTCATTCTGCATAACCTCTAataacagagcagagcaggaactGTGACATTATGAGCGTCTATCCTCTGTGATTCCACTCGGACAAAACAGGGACAACcccctgtatgtgtgtgtgtgtgtgtgtgtgtgtgtgggtgtgtgtgtgtgtgtgtgtgtgtgtgtgtgtgtgtgtgtgtgtgtgtgtgtgtgtgtgtgtgtgtgtgtgtgtgtgtgtgtgtgtttgtatgcctCTTTTGGGGTTTTACTCCTTATTTAAGACCAATATTTACCCAGCAGCCCCAGGGTGAGATTACCTCATATTCTCCCGCCCAGCTGTGCTTTCTCAATGTTTCCACGACAACCGGCGGAATGTCCCATCATGTTTATCTGCCCGCCAGGgaaactgaggaggaagaagcggCGAAGCGAGATGGAGAGGATACACTTAAGTTGGGAGTGTGTGTACgagacagacacaaactctTGTGTGTATGCAGTGATCACACAGGAATGCAAAAGGaacttcagtttgtgtgtgtgatgtgagcaGGAAGTTGATCAAGCCTTCTACCAGGCAACTGTAGTTCTGTTTCTATTTACTTTCTATTGATGAtatttaattgtaatttgtgGCAACACTTTATATAAACTGCCCCAATTTACACCATTTATAAACAATATACAGCCACATAATTAACGG encodes:
- the polr1f gene encoding DNA-directed RNA polymerase I subunit RPA43 produces the protein MANLEHVEVDPKHEKMSSEVPVAGDQVRPSEPDRDAAPCTIPSFAAASELLSAPYSCLVMNTHRRHVALPPMYLQKKRTGIRGELEAELLKFSQSLKGVPLAYDNIRIVGQHGDIYDDSSYIHMDIEANFIVFQPTKGQKLLGKVNKLSVSHVGCLVHDCFNASIPKPNLVAMETWRDAGPRIGADLEFEVTALDADTAGVLLIRGRLDRTRVQELMAMGESSESGLPADQADTADTETNPETTEASPENTPKKKKKKKKDKVREEESEGEVTPSCQQDSVTTPELNGMTHEANGNEVGDKKKKKKKKEKRLKEEEEEEGGELCPVHGSDSSGYISDKPSKKRKHETGSEVTSGVSELPEPPKSKKRKNKIEQLRI